In one Pseudarthrobacter oxydans genomic region, the following are encoded:
- a CDS encoding LacI family DNA-binding transcriptional regulator: MRATVKDVARRAGVSPKTVSNVMNGIVPVSGATRSKVEQAILELDYVPNLSARGLRNGRSGVIALALPDLGTPYSAEIAHNIVEVAHEQGWIVQIEETGSDPQREHELMVRARSNLIDGLILNPVVLDESAVQVGVALPPVVLLGEVKQKLADRVHVDSVGAARDMTLALAASGRRRIAILGTTEGRGSAAAIQRTQGYEEALGILGIDRDESLLIPCEKWTPQTAADALTAYLDTHPVPEALFCFTDSMAIGALSVLWKRGLRIPDDIAVAGFDDIADGRYAVPSLTTVSFDKRGIASEALRLLTERMADRGQEQRVVSIDYTIVERDSSRG, translated from the coding sequence TTGCGCGCAACGGTCAAGGATGTCGCCCGCCGTGCCGGGGTCTCACCCAAGACTGTCTCGAACGTGATGAACGGCATCGTTCCGGTGAGCGGGGCCACCCGGTCCAAGGTGGAGCAGGCCATCCTCGAACTGGATTACGTCCCCAACCTCTCCGCCCGCGGGCTGCGTAACGGGAGGTCCGGCGTGATTGCGCTGGCCCTGCCTGACCTGGGCACGCCGTACTCGGCAGAAATTGCCCACAATATTGTCGAAGTGGCACACGAGCAGGGCTGGATCGTGCAGATCGAGGAGACCGGCTCGGATCCCCAGCGCGAACACGAACTCATGGTGCGCGCCCGCTCCAACCTGATCGACGGGCTCATCCTTAATCCCGTAGTGCTGGACGAGAGTGCCGTGCAGGTGGGCGTTGCCCTGCCGCCGGTGGTCCTGCTCGGTGAGGTCAAGCAAAAGCTCGCCGACCGTGTGCACGTGGACAGCGTCGGCGCCGCGCGGGACATGACCCTCGCCCTGGCCGCGTCCGGGCGACGCCGGATCGCCATCCTGGGAACCACCGAGGGCAGGGGATCCGCCGCGGCGATCCAGAGGACGCAAGGTTATGAAGAGGCCCTGGGGATCCTGGGCATTGACCGGGACGAGTCGCTGCTGATCCCCTGCGAAAAATGGACGCCGCAGACCGCCGCCGATGCGCTTACGGCCTACCTGGACACGCATCCTGTTCCGGAAGCGTTGTTCTGCTTCACCGATTCCATGGCAATCGGCGCCCTGAGCGTGCTCTGGAAGAGGGGCCTGCGGATACCGGACGACATTGCCGTGGCGGGCTTCGATGACATTGCCGACGGCCGCTACGCCGTGCCTTCCTTGACCACTGTCTCCTTCGACAAGCGCGGCATTGCCAGCGAAGCCCTACGCCTCCTGACGGAGCGGATGGCGGACCGCGGCCAGGAACAGCGCGTGGTCTCCATCGACTACACGATCGTGGAGCGGGACAGCAGCCGCGGCTGA